A stretch of Bacteroidota bacterium DNA encodes these proteins:
- a CDS encoding TIM44-like domain-containing protein: MKQLLKRMWWLLPVLAMVALMLLPPDLLGRPGGGHSSSGGSSGGGGSYGGGGGGGGDDAIGLIILIVRYPYIGIPLLVIIVLYRIYANRRAAPETTITTHSGTETQVWNRRKVDNALWDFRQERDPEFSQTLFLDFAQHLYHQYHYHRTKAEVVNLRPYFKDEIIENAAPKSNFQIDVTELVINGVDFVNLYDGEAETTISVSFDTNYTETIDGHSNRWWVQETWFFTRKASLCSPSPAALQSPGCPNCGAGLELSPTGECSQCKTVVPPGSKTWFVMAINIAHREVQHGDVVGTYAPEQGTNLPTLYDPRLGNLGRIFVEQHKIESITEYEATFKEKIAEPIFKTIYRSWAERKYEPARPLMSDNLFRSHLYWVETYKAHKRINHLDNLTITGIHLVKLDLDKYYEAATVRIFANVLDYLTDESGKLVAGNNRKPRAFSEYWTFVRRTGVESDDKKFNPDCCPNCGAPVNMGMSGICSFCNSKVTTGEFGWILSRITQDEAYFG, from the coding sequence ATGAAGCAGCTGTTGAAACGAATGTGGTGGCTTTTGCCGGTTTTGGCAATGGTGGCATTGATGCTGTTGCCCCCCGACCTGTTGGGTCGCCCGGGAGGCGGACATTCTTCCAGTGGAGGCAGTTCCGGTGGCGGAGGTTCTTATGGAGGTGGCGGAGGTGGTGGCGGCGATGATGCGATTGGCCTCATCATCCTGATCGTAAGATATCCCTACATCGGAATTCCGTTGTTGGTGATCATTGTACTGTACCGCATCTATGCCAATCGACGCGCCGCGCCAGAAACGACCATCACGACGCATTCTGGAACAGAAACGCAGGTATGGAACCGCCGCAAGGTCGACAATGCACTTTGGGATTTCAGGCAAGAACGCGATCCGGAATTCTCGCAAACGCTATTCCTCGACTTTGCCCAGCATCTCTACCACCAATATCATTACCATCGCACAAAAGCCGAAGTTGTCAATTTGAGGCCCTATTTCAAGGACGAGATCATTGAAAATGCAGCCCCAAAGAGCAATTTCCAGATTGACGTCACCGAATTGGTGATCAATGGCGTGGACTTTGTCAATCTTTATGACGGAGAGGCTGAAACGACCATTTCGGTTAGTTTTGATACCAACTATACGGAGACCATCGACGGACACAGCAACCGTTGGTGGGTGCAGGAAACTTGGTTTTTTACGCGGAAAGCATCGCTATGCTCGCCGAGTCCGGCTGCTTTGCAATCACCGGGATGCCCCAATTGCGGCGCAGGCTTGGAACTTAGTCCCACCGGCGAATGCAGTCAATGCAAAACCGTCGTGCCTCCCGGCAGCAAAACCTGGTTTGTGATGGCCATCAACATTGCCCATCGCGAGGTACAACATGGAGACGTCGTAGGCACCTATGCCCCTGAGCAAGGAACCAACCTGCCGACGCTCTACGATCCGCGACTTGGCAACCTTGGCCGTATCTTCGTCGAGCAACACAAAATCGAGAGCATCACGGAGTATGAGGCAACCTTCAAGGAAAAAATTGCCGAGCCCATTTTCAAGACGATTTACCGTTCGTGGGCCGAACGCAAATATGAGCCTGCACGTCCGCTGATGAGCGACAACTTGTTCAGGTCCCACCTTTATTGGGTGGAAACCTACAAGGCTCACAAGCGCATCAACCACCTGGACAACCTCACGATCACGGGCATCCATTTGGTGAAGTTGGACTTGGACAAATATTACGAGGCTGCCACCGTCCGCATATTTGCCAATGTACTCGATTACCTGACCGACGAAAGCGGGAAGCTCGTCGCAGGCAACAACCGCAAGCCAAGGGCTTTCTCCGAGTATTGGACCTTCGTTCGGCGCACAGGTGTCGAATCTGATGACAAGAAATTCAACCCCGACTGCTGCCCCAACTGTGGCGCGCCAGTGAATATGGGAATGAGTGGCATTTGCAGTTTCTGCAACAGCAAGGTCACCACCGGCGAATTTGGCTGGATTCTCTCACGCATCACCCAAGACGAAGCTTACTTCGGATGA
- a CDS encoding fumarate reductase/succinate dehydrogenase flavoprotein subunit, translating to MSLDKKDKLDSKIPHGPLVDKWSEYKGHVPLVSPANKLKLDIIVVGTGLAGASAAASLAELGYNVKAFCFQDSARRAHSIAAQGGINAAKNYRNDGDSTYRLFYDTIKGGDYRAREGNVFRLAEVSAAIIDQCVAQGVPFAREYGGLLDNRSFGGVQVSRTFYARGQTGQQLLLGAYSALARQVGAGKVKMYNRHELMDIVKIDGVARGIIARNLVTGEVERHGAHAVLLCTGGYGNVFFLSTNAMGSNVSAAWKAHKRGAFFGNPCFVQIHPTCIPVSGDYQSKLTLMSESLRNDGRVWVPKAKGDKRKPVDIPEEERDYYLERRYPAFGNLVPRDVASRAAKKVCDEGYGVGPSGLAVNLDFATAIKRLGKDVVAERYGNLFEMYEKITGEDPYQTPMRIYPAIHYTMGGLWVDYELSTTVPGLYALGEANFSDHGANRLGASALMQGLADGYFVIPYTIGNFLSTQIRTPKIDTNQKEFADAEKEVVDRINRLMSIKGTLSVDDLHKRLGKVMWDECGMSRSEEGLRKARREIAQIKEDFWKHLRIPGDSKSFNPELDKAGRVADFIELGQLMVEDALHRLESCGGHFREEYQTPDGETLRDDQNFKYVAAWEYMGEGLDPQLHKEDLIYEEVEIKDRSYK from the coding sequence ATGAGTCTGGATAAGAAAGATAAGCTTGATTCCAAAATTCCGCACGGCCCGTTGGTCGACAAATGGTCGGAATACAAAGGTCACGTACCGCTCGTGAGCCCTGCCAATAAGCTCAAGCTCGACATCATCGTCGTGGGCACGGGTTTGGCTGGCGCTTCAGCAGCAGCGAGCTTGGCCGAATTGGGTTACAATGTCAAGGCATTTTGCTTTCAGGATAGCGCCCGTCGCGCGCACTCGATTGCTGCCCAAGGCGGTATCAATGCTGCCAAAAACTACAGAAATGACGGCGATAGCACCTATCGTCTGTTTTATGATACCATCAAAGGCGGTGACTACCGTGCCCGCGAAGGCAACGTCTTCCGCCTTGCAGAGGTGAGCGCAGCCATCATCGACCAATGCGTCGCCCAAGGCGTGCCCTTTGCCCGCGAATACGGCGGCTTGCTCGACAACCGCTCCTTCGGTGGGGTTCAGGTGAGCCGTACGTTTTATGCCCGTGGTCAAACCGGACAGCAATTGTTGCTCGGCGCCTACTCTGCCCTCGCCCGCCAAGTCGGCGCCGGCAAGGTCAAGATGTACAACCGCCACGAGCTCATGGACATCGTCAAGATCGACGGCGTCGCCCGCGGCATCATTGCCCGCAACTTGGTCACCGGCGAAGTCGAGCGCCATGGCGCCCATGCCGTCCTGCTCTGCACCGGCGGCTATGGCAACGTGTTCTTCTTGAGCACCAATGCCATGGGCAGCAACGTGAGTGCCGCTTGGAAGGCTCACAAACGCGGCGCATTCTTCGGAAATCCCTGCTTCGTGCAGATTCACCCGACTTGCATTCCCGTTTCAGGCGACTACCAAAGCAAGCTCACGCTCATGTCGGAGTCCTTGCGCAACGACGGCCGTGTTTGGGTGCCCAAAGCCAAGGGCGACAAACGCAAACCTGTCGACATTCCAGAAGAGGAAAGAGACTATTATTTGGAGCGCCGCTATCCTGCCTTCGGCAACTTGGTGCCGCGTGACGTGGCAAGCCGTGCTGCCAAAAAGGTTTGCGACGAAGGTTATGGCGTAGGCCCATCCGGCTTGGCCGTGAACCTCGACTTTGCAACAGCGATCAAACGTTTGGGCAAGGATGTCGTGGCCGAGCGCTATGGCAACCTCTTCGAAATGTATGAGAAGATCACCGGCGAAGATCCTTATCAGACGCCGATGCGCATCTATCCCGCGATCCACTACACGATGGGCGGACTCTGGGTCGACTACGAATTGAGCACCACCGTTCCGGGTTTGTATGCCTTGGGCGAAGCGAATTTCAGCGACCATGGCGCCAACCGTTTGGGTGCTTCGGCACTCATGCAGGGCTTGGCGGATGGTTATTTTGTGATTCCTTACACGATTGGCAACTTCTTGAGCACGCAGATTCGCACGCCCAAGATCGACACCAATCAGAAGGAATTTGCCGACGCTGAAAAAGAAGTTGTGGACCGCATCAACCGTTTGATGAGCATCAAAGGGACGCTGTCGGTCGATGATTTGCACAAACGTCTCGGCAAAGTGATGTGGGACGAATGCGGGATGTCGCGCAGCGAAGAAGGTTTGCGCAAAGCCCGCCGCGAAATCGCACAGATCAAGGAAGATTTCTGGAAGCATCTGCGCATTCCAGGGGATTCCAAGAGCTTCAATCCCGAATTGGACAAGGCCGGCCGCGTGGCTGACTTCATCGAGTTGGGCCAATTGATGGTCGAGGATGCCCTTCACCGCCTCGAAAGCTGTGGGGGTCACTTCCGCGAAGAGTATCAAACGCCGGATGGTGAAACCCTGCGCGATGATCAGAATTTCAAATATGTCGCTGCTTGGGAATACATGGGCGAAGGATTGGATCCGCAGCTGCACAAGGAAGACCTTATTTATGAGGAAGTCGAGATCAAGGATAGGAGCTACAAATAA
- a CDS encoding alpha-amylase, whose protein sequence is MCKRFQYSICVILAVLLSVGCNPATNSSDLNQNATQDTVKTIPVKPIIYQLMVRHFSNTNTTRKTWGTLEENGIGKFNGITDSALIALKDLGITHVWFTGVLEHATATAFPGAGIAADDADVVKGRLGSPYAIKDYYDVSPALADDPKQRLAEFEALLKRTHAQGLQAIIDFVPNHVARSYHSDAKPAGVADLGEGDDITKPFAPNNNFYYLPGEEFVVPKYDPLGKEKAPGEDGKFTESPAKATGNNVFKAAPSVDDWFETAKLNYGIDMQAPDQPKHFDPVPSTWTKMRDILLYWAGKGVDGFRCDMAEMVPVEFWAWVTKSVKEKYPKTVFIAEIYNPAIYKDYVVTGGFDYLYDKVGLYDKVRPLMEGKPEAKVTGITEALQQSEGFDGSMLRFLENHDEQRIAAKDFAGDPRAGVPGMAVTALIGGGPVLIYNGQESGEKGEGAEGFGGEDGRTSIFDYWGVPAHQAWMNGGKFDGGGLDQIQQDVRAFYTKLLHLIHSEQVFSDGERMILPTTEPGVFAFVRYNDSSAFVVVANFNRQDYWVNLEIPEEIFSKAHLTQFASHETTATGLLYDFAAQKVEPKDSAGNATFKAVGDSKVTEPKKEGIKLVSKVMVPPWNAFVTELF, encoded by the coding sequence ATGTGCAAAAGGTTTCAATATTCGATCTGCGTGATTTTGGCTGTGTTATTATCGGTGGGTTGTAACCCTGCGACAAACTCAAGCGACCTCAATCAGAATGCAACACAAGACACTGTGAAAACAATACCCGTCAAACCGATTATTTATCAGCTGATGGTCAGGCATTTCAGCAATACCAATACCACCCGCAAAACGTGGGGCACCCTTGAGGAAAACGGTATCGGCAAATTCAACGGCATCACCGATTCCGCGCTCATCGCGCTCAAGGATCTGGGTATCACCCACGTCTGGTTCACGGGCGTACTCGAACACGCGACTGCGACAGCCTTTCCCGGGGCAGGCATCGCCGCCGATGATGCCGATGTCGTCAAAGGCCGCCTCGGCTCGCCCTACGCCATCAAAGACTATTACGACGTCTCCCCCGCCCTGGCCGACGATCCCAAACAACGTTTGGCCGAATTTGAAGCCCTCCTCAAGCGCACCCATGCGCAAGGGTTGCAGGCGATCATCGATTTTGTGCCGAACCACGTCGCACGCTCCTACCACAGCGATGCCAAACCTGCCGGCGTCGCCGACCTCGGCGAGGGTGACGACATCACAAAACCCTTCGCCCCCAACAACAATTTCTATTACCTGCCGGGCGAAGAGTTCGTTGTTCCCAAATACGATCCGCTCGGCAAGGAAAAAGCCCCGGGTGAAGATGGCAAATTCACTGAATCTCCCGCAAAAGCCACCGGCAACAATGTTTTCAAAGCTGCGCCTTCCGTCGACGATTGGTTTGAAACGGCCAAGCTCAACTATGGGATCGACATGCAAGCCCCCGATCAGCCCAAACATTTTGACCCGGTTCCGAGCACTTGGACCAAAATGCGGGACATTTTATTGTATTGGGCGGGCAAAGGCGTTGACGGTTTCCGCTGCGACATGGCCGAGATGGTCCCCGTCGAATTTTGGGCTTGGGTGACCAAAAGTGTCAAGGAAAAGTATCCCAAGACCGTTTTCATCGCTGAAATCTACAATCCTGCGATCTACAAAGACTACGTCGTCACCGGCGGATTTGACTATCTCTATGACAAGGTCGGGCTTTATGACAAGGTGCGTCCGCTGATGGAGGGCAAGCCGGAAGCAAAGGTGACCGGCATCACGGAAGCCTTGCAGCAAAGCGAAGGATTCGACGGCAGCATGCTGCGCTTTCTTGAAAACCATGACGAGCAACGCATTGCCGCCAAGGACTTTGCCGGTGATCCACGGGCGGGAGTCCCGGGAATGGCCGTGACCGCGCTCATCGGCGGAGGTCCTGTCCTGATTTACAACGGTCAGGAAAGCGGCGAAAAAGGCGAAGGCGCAGAAGGCTTTGGCGGCGAAGACGGACGCACTTCGATTTTTGACTATTGGGGAGTCCCAGCGCATCAGGCTTGGATGAATGGCGGCAAATTTGATGGCGGAGGTCTGGATCAAATCCAGCAGGATGTACGCGCATTCTACACCAAATTGCTCCATCTCATCCATTCCGAGCAGGTTTTTTCCGATGGCGAAAGGATGATTCTGCCCACCACCGAGCCGGGTGTCTTTGCCTTTGTGCGCTACAATGACAGTTCGGCATTTGTTGTGGTGGCCAACTTCAACCGACAAGATTATTGGGTGAATCTGGAAATTCCTGAGGAGATCTTCAGCAAGGCCCATTTGACGCAATTTGCCTCCCATGAAACCACGGCGACGGGCTTGCTCTATGACTTCGCAGCACAAAAGGTAGAACCCAAAGATTCGGCAGGCAACGCCACCTTTAAAGCCGTCGGCGATAGCAAGGTGACTGAACCGAAAAAAGAAGGTATCAAGTTGGTTTCCAAAGTAATGGTTCCCCCGTGGAATGCCTTTGTGACGGAGTTGTTTTAA
- a CDS encoding succinate dehydrogenase/fumarate reductase iron-sulfur subunit, with the protein MKLTLKVWRQKNNQDKGGFETYQLDGVSEHMSFLEMMDVLNEKLIKDGKDPVAFDHDCREGICGACSMVIDGRPHGPNDLTTTCQLHMRYYKNGDTITIEPFRAKAFPVVKDLVVDRGSFDRIINAGGYISVSTGQAVEANSLPVPKHDADEAMDAATCIGCGACVASCVNASAMLFVSAKIAHLALLPQGKPERDLRVQKMVEQMDAEGFGNCSNTGACAVECPKGISLSNIAKLNREFYRSKLASKL; encoded by the coding sequence ATGAAACTGACACTGAAAGTCTGGAGACAGAAAAATAATCAAGACAAAGGCGGCTTTGAGACCTATCAGCTCGATGGGGTAAGTGAGCACATGTCATTTTTGGAAATGATGGATGTGCTGAATGAGAAGCTCATCAAGGATGGTAAGGATCCTGTTGCCTTTGACCATGATTGCCGTGAAGGCATCTGTGGCGCTTGCAGCATGGTCATCGACGGGCGGCCGCATGGTCCCAACGACCTTACTACCACCTGCCAACTTCACATGCGCTATTACAAAAATGGCGATACGATCACGATCGAGCCATTCCGGGCCAAGGCGTTCCCTGTCGTCAAGGATTTGGTCGTGGACCGAGGTTCTTTTGACAGGATCATCAACGCCGGGGGTTACATTTCGGTGAGCACGGGTCAGGCCGTGGAGGCGAATTCGTTGCCGGTTCCGAAGCACGATGCCGATGAGGCAATGGATGCAGCGACCTGTATCGGTTGTGGAGCTTGCGTTGCAAGCTGCGTCAATGCCTCGGCGATGCTGTTTGTAAGTGCGAAGATCGCCCACCTAGCTTTGTTGCCGCAAGGCAAGCCTGAGCGTGACCTGCGCGTGCAGAAAATGGTGGAGCAGATGGATGCAGAAGGCTTCGGCAATTGCTCCAACACGGGCGCCTGTGCCGTAGAATGCCCCAAAGGCATTTCTTTGAGCAATATCGCCAAGCTCAACCGCGAGTTTTACCGCTCCAAGCTCGCTTCCAAATTGTGA
- a CDS encoding T9SS type A sorting domain-containing protein, with protein MKTRVLFCLFCACLVAAGSFGQGVNLIANGDFENIGSHPIGPGELDNSIKWANCNGNTAFPYGTPDLFTAGGSGGAQWPNTFAGTVVPQSGTVLAGFITSNFFVPDFREYVSYHLEGPMIPGETYTVSFWLTNGSANWYGGRGSNNIGAAFTLASPAQALHEPLLSVAPQLELTSIIHHIDWQQYTFTFSPSQAFEHLTIGNFRDDANTSIGTFTPGSGVAYYFIDNVTVTAVAPLPVAILDLHQIDNHAKMELAWTLPQSIVGDALQLERSMDQKDFVLVEDFGRVDAPELATHFVDEDALPGRPYFYRLRDVNANGAVTYSNTVYAEFGEPKGFIAGNVYPSPAQDLFALEFTALANGDLNMRLFDTAGRLMDAQTQSLVAGQQSNAYTLPEGLAAGIYHIVFDFAGEAFSRKVVVSESK; from the coding sequence ATGAAAACAAGAGTACTTTTCTGTCTGTTTTGCGCTTGCTTGGTCGCTGCCGGGTCATTTGGTCAAGGGGTCAATCTCATTGCAAATGGAGATTTTGAAAACATCGGAAGTCATCCTATTGGCCCGGGCGAACTGGACAATTCGATCAAATGGGCCAATTGCAATGGCAATACAGCCTTTCCTTATGGCACGCCCGATCTATTTACCGCCGGCGGGTCTGGGGGTGCTCAATGGCCCAATACTTTTGCGGGAACGGTAGTGCCTCAATCAGGGACCGTACTCGCCGGGTTTATCACCAGCAATTTCTTTGTGCCTGATTTTCGCGAATACGTCAGCTATCATCTGGAAGGTCCCATGATCCCGGGAGAAACATATACCGTGTCTTTTTGGCTCACCAATGGCTCTGCCAATTGGTACGGTGGCCGGGGATCCAACAACATCGGCGCCGCTTTTACTTTGGCTTCTCCTGCCCAGGCGTTGCATGAGCCCCTGCTTTCCGTCGCGCCACAACTTGAACTTACAAGTATCATCCACCATATCGATTGGCAACAATACACCTTTACTTTCTCGCCTTCCCAGGCATTTGAACACCTGACGATCGGCAACTTCCGGGATGATGCCAACACAAGCATTGGCACTTTTACTCCTGGATCGGGAGTGGCCTACTACTTCATTGATAATGTTACCGTGACCGCTGTGGCCCCACTGCCGGTAGCAATCCTCGATTTGCATCAAATCGATAACCATGCTAAAATGGAGTTGGCTTGGACTTTGCCACAATCCATCGTTGGTGATGCGCTGCAACTTGAGCGCTCCATGGATCAGAAGGATTTTGTTTTGGTGGAGGATTTTGGGCGCGTCGATGCGCCTGAATTGGCGACGCATTTTGTGGACGAGGACGCATTGCCGGGACGCCCGTACTTCTACAGGCTACGTGATGTCAATGCCAACGGTGCTGTCACCTACTCCAACACGGTTTACGCCGAGTTTGGTGAGCCAAAGGGATTCATTGCTGGCAATGTTTATCCCAGTCCGGCCCAAGACCTCTTTGCGCTCGAATTTACTGCGTTGGCGAATGGTGACCTGAACATGCGGCTTTTTGATACTGCAGGTCGGTTGATGGATGCGCAAACCCAGTCATTGGTCGCTGGTCAGCAAAGCAACGCCTATACCTTGCCGGAAGGTTTGGCTGCCGGCATCTACCATATCGTGTTTGACTTTGCCGGCGAAGCGTTTTCGCGCAAGGTGGTTGTTTCCGAATCGAAATAG
- a CDS encoding succinate dehydrogenase cytochrome b subunit, whose amino-acid sequence MKKLLSTFSYSIGKKMVMGLTGLFLIVFLVVHLIGNLLLLSGPAAFNQYAEFMATSPLIRASEFILFGGLIFHIVDGLRLKMQNAKARPVGYAVSSGTKNASWFSKNMAMTGSVLLIFLILHLISFFLKARFGVDVNFGVDSGKWEGPWVGTAEYGLHPENTYSLWHKTAWLFSIPWYAALNIVAMIAVMMHLLHGFQSAFQTLGLNHPKYTPLIKALGYGYAVLVPAGFCVIPIAFLINPIHG is encoded by the coding sequence ATGAAAAAATTACTATCGACTTTTTCTTACTCAATCGGGAAAAAGATGGTCATGGGTCTCACAGGACTCTTTTTGATCGTATTTCTGGTTGTGCACTTGATTGGTAACTTGTTGTTGCTCAGTGGACCTGCAGCATTCAATCAGTATGCCGAGTTCATGGCTACGAGCCCGCTCATCCGTGCATCGGAGTTTATCTTGTTTGGCGGACTGATCTTCCACATCGTGGATGGTTTGAGGCTCAAGATGCAAAACGCCAAGGCACGCCCAGTGGGCTATGCGGTAAGCAGCGGCACCAAAAATGCCAGTTGGTTCAGCAAAAACATGGCGATGACGGGGTCCGTACTCCTTATTTTCCTTATTCTTCACCTGATTTCCTTCTTTCTCAAGGCGCGCTTTGGGGTGGATGTGAATTTTGGCGTGGATTCCGGGAAGTGGGAAGGCCCTTGGGTCGGAACCGCTGAATATGGGCTCCATCCGGAGAATACTTACAGCTTGTGGCACAAAACCGCTTGGCTGTTCAGCATTCCTTGGTATGCCGCGCTCAACATCGTCGCGATGATCGCCGTGATGATGCACTTGCTGCATGGATTCCAGAGTGCCTTTCAGACCCTTGGTTTGAACCATCCGAAGTACACGCCCCTGATCAAGGCTTTGGGCTACGGCTACGCCGTGCTCGTGCCTGCAGGATTCTGCGTCATTCCAATCGCATTCTTGATCAACCCAATACACGGATAA
- a CDS encoding DUF3810 domain-containing protein, producing the protein MQFRTLIAALRTRSGIFACLGLLVLFLRILAGWMPNVVESVYSKGFFVGVRYLLDYTIGWCPFPFSYLLIIGIIAYWIRKVVRNRRQPKLPIKKRLQKAATNIFGFAGAALFFFFVLWGFNYKRVPIEQHLGLQLDSLDVETLCLEAEWAGRLAELDRASIPGITADSVNREMLPANLEDEVRTCVGKAMAKMGYPMHGRIRGRMIQPGGWMLRIGISGIYNPFTGEGNVTGAQTPQKIPFTMAHEMSHACGFGDEGTCNFIGMVACGLSDDPFVRYSGQIGYWGHLVNALGEVDPLMSKMLVATMDPGIKADLKANYNNYQRYHGKISELGNKVNNAYLNAQGVQGGIKSYDRVVVLRAAWRRKTGN; encoded by the coding sequence ATGCAATTTAGGACCCTCATTGCCGCCCTTCGTACCCGTTCAGGGATTTTTGCCTGCCTTGGATTGTTGGTTTTGTTCCTGCGAATCCTTGCCGGATGGATGCCCAATGTGGTCGAAAGCGTTTATTCGAAGGGTTTTTTCGTCGGCGTACGTTATTTGCTGGACTATACCATCGGCTGGTGTCCGTTTCCGTTTTCCTATTTGCTGATCATTGGAATCATTGCCTACTGGATCCGAAAAGTGGTGCGCAACCGTCGACAGCCCAAGTTGCCGATCAAAAAAAGACTGCAAAAGGCAGCCACAAACATTTTTGGATTTGCCGGCGCAGCCTTGTTTTTTTTCTTCGTTCTCTGGGGATTCAACTACAAACGGGTTCCCATTGAGCAACACTTGGGCCTGCAACTGGATTCGCTGGATGTCGAAACACTCTGTTTGGAGGCTGAATGGGCAGGGAGATTGGCCGAATTGGACCGCGCCTCGATTCCGGGAATCACCGCGGATTCCGTGAACCGGGAAATGTTGCCCGCAAACCTGGAGGATGAAGTGCGCACATGTGTCGGAAAGGCGATGGCCAAGATGGGCTACCCGATGCACGGCCGCATCCGGGGAAGGATGATCCAACCTGGTGGATGGATGCTACGCATCGGAATTTCCGGTATTTACAATCCTTTTACAGGCGAAGGCAATGTCACGGGAGCTCAAACTCCGCAAAAAATCCCCTTCACGATGGCCCACGAGATGTCCCATGCTTGCGGATTTGGCGACGAAGGCACCTGCAACTTCATCGGCATGGTCGCCTGCGGACTCAGCGACGATCCATTTGTGCGCTATTCGGGACAAATCGGCTATTGGGGTCATCTGGTAAACGCCTTGGGTGAGGTGGATCCACTCATGTCAAAAATGCTCGTGGCCACGATGGACCCGGGAATCAAAGCCGACTTGAAGGCCAATTACAATAACTATCAGCGCTACCACGGCAAAATTTCAGAATTGGGGAACAAAGTCAACAATGCCTACCTCAATGCACAGGGTGTGCAAGGCGGCATCAAAAGTTATGACCGTGTGGTCGTGTTACGTGCCGCTTGGCGCCGCAAGACCGGAAACTGA